From a single Candoia aspera isolate rCanAsp1 chromosome 2, rCanAsp1.hap2, whole genome shotgun sequence genomic region:
- the LOC134492337 gene encoding GTP-binding protein Rhes-like, whose translation MSLAVKKSQVRLVFLGAAGVGKTSLIRRFLQNTFEPKHRRTVEELHSKEYEVSGITFKVEILDTSGSYSFPAMRKLSIQNSDAFALVYAVDDAESFERVKTLREEILELKEDKFPPIVVVGNKAEAGGLRQVLPEDVLSLVELDWNNRFLEASAKENENVMEVFRELLQQANLPSQLSPAVRRRRETFSSEAPLRPPMNKANSCTVC comes from the coding sequence ATGTCTCTGGCAGTGAAGAAGAGCCAAGTGCGCCTGGTGTTTCTGGGGGCAGCGGGGGTCGGCAAGACATCCCTCATCCGGCGATTCCTGCAGAACACATTTGAGCCAAAGCATCGCCGGACAGTAGAGGAGCTGCACAGCAAGGAGTATGAGGTTAGTGGGATTACCTTCAAGGTGGAGATCCTGGACACGAGTGGTAGTTACTCTTTCCCAGCAATGCGCAAGCTCTCCATCCAGAACAGTGATGCTTTTGCATTGGTCTATGCTGTTGATGATGCGGAGTCCTTTGAGCGTGTGAAGACTTTACGTGAGGAGATCCTTGAGCTGAAAGAGGATAAATTCCCACCGATTGTAGTAGTGGGCAATAAGGCTGAAGCTGGTGGGCTTAGACAAGTGTTGCCTGAAGATGTTCTCTCCTTGGTGGAGCTTGACTGGAACAACCGTTTCCTGGAGGCATCTGCTAAGGAAAATGAGAATGTGATGGAAGTTTTCAGGGAGCTGCTTCAGCAAGCCAACCTGCCCAGCCAGCTGAGCCCTGCCGTGCGGAGAAGACGTGAGACTTTCTCCAGCGAAGCCCCACTGAGGCCCCCCATGAACAAAGCTAATAGTTGCACCGTCTGTTGA